Proteins found in one Prochlorothrix hollandica PCC 9006 = CALU 1027 genomic segment:
- a CDS encoding class I SAM-dependent methyltransferase — protein sequence MTIKLKFTEKVKDYSQYRADYPDAMFKALLADLGALDQVQAVDVGAGTGIASRQLADRGVRVIAIEPDAAMVAGALPHPQVDFRLGSGETTGLPDHTVDLITCFQSFHWLQFRPSLKEFHRILKPGGKLALVWNWWDSRDLFSRQYNQALAETAKSYKYADLKPTSIENIEKFFALAQRIPSKVQMKLLDRWGWLPYFEEVQTQYFTFTQAVDEEMLGGLARSYSFIPETGSLWEALAIELSQLIATTPGNPCLQYRTRLVTAKTKV from the coding sequence ATGACCATAAAACTTAAATTCACCGAAAAAGTCAAGGATTATAGCCAATATCGGGCCGACTATCCCGATGCTATGTTTAAAGCGTTGCTGGCAGACTTGGGAGCACTGGATCAGGTTCAGGCTGTGGATGTGGGGGCGGGCACGGGTATTGCCTCCCGACAGTTGGCCGATCGCGGAGTCCGGGTGATAGCCATTGAGCCGGATGCCGCCATGGTGGCCGGGGCACTCCCCCATCCCCAGGTGGACTTTCGGTTAGGGTCCGGGGAGACCACTGGGTTGCCTGACCATACAGTGGATCTGATCACCTGCTTTCAATCCTTCCACTGGCTCCAGTTCCGCCCCAGTTTGAAGGAATTCCATCGCATCCTCAAACCTGGGGGAAAGCTGGCACTGGTCTGGAACTGGTGGGACAGTCGGGATTTATTCAGTCGGCAATATAACCAAGCCCTTGCTGAGACGGCTAAATCTTATAAGTATGCTGATTTAAAGCCCACTTCCATTGAGAATATTGAAAAATTCTTCGCCTTGGCCCAACGTATTCCCAGCAAAGTCCAGATGAAGCTCCTGGATCGGTGGGGGTGGTTACCTTATTTTGAGGAGGTCCAAACCCAGTATTTTACCTTTACCCAAGCCGTGGATGAGGAGATGCTGGGGGGACTGGCCCGATCCTATAGCTTTATTCCCGAGACAGGATCCCTATGGGAGGCGCTGGCGATCGAGTTATCCCAGTTAATCGCTACAACACCAGGAAATCCCTGCCTACAGTATCGAACGCGCCTGGTTACGGCCAAAACTAAGGTTTAA